A genome region from Prionailurus bengalensis isolate Pbe53 chromosome B4, Fcat_Pben_1.1_paternal_pri, whole genome shotgun sequence includes the following:
- the LOC122472414 gene encoding single-strand selective monofunctional uracil DNA glycosylase-like, translating to MALPQAYPLGPLHEPASALMEPQPCPQNLAEGFLEEELRLSSELSQLRFSEPVGIIYNPVEYAWEPHRSYVTRYCQGPKEVLFLGMNPGPFGMAQTGVPFGEVNVVRDWLGIGGHVLTPPQEHPKRPVLGLECPQSEGPGQSERHGC from the coding sequence ATGGCTTTGCCCCAGGCTTATCCACTGGGGCCCCTCCATGAACCTGCAAGTGCCCTAATGGAGCCCCAGCCTTGCCCTCAAAACTTGGctgaaggcttcctggaggaggagcttCGGCTCAGCTCTGAACTGAGCCAGCTGCGGTTCTCAGAGCCCGTGGGCATCATCTACAATCCTGTGGAGTATGCGTGGGAGCCACACCGTAGCTATGTGACCCGCTACTGCCAGGGCCCCAAGGAAGTGCTGTTCCTGGGCATGAACCCAGGACCCTTTGGCATGGCCCAGACCGGGGTGCCCTTTGGGGAAGTGAACGTAGTCCGGGACTGGTTGGGCATCGGGGGGCATGTGTTGACCCCTCCCCAAGAGCACCCTAAGCGACCAGTGCTGGGACTGGAGTGCCCTCAGTCAGAGGGACCAGGACAAAGCGAGAGGCATGGATGTTAA